One region of Streptococcus parasanguinis genomic DNA includes:
- a CDS encoding SAG1386/EF1546 family surface-associated protein, translated as MAKEPWEEDIYDDGEETLKRTSKLNGIKADRLLTILAIIFFVVVVAMVCLLIFLSTGGSNKSKQMSGFYNGETKVEQKSSAPAAQTDQAAKDDSSKDENSEEGTITVQAGEGEAAIAARAGISIAQLEQLNPSHMSTGSWYANPGDVVKIQ; from the coding sequence ATGGCAAAAGAACCATGGGAAGAAGATATTTACGATGATGGAGAAGAAACATTGAAAAGAACGAGTAAGTTAAACGGAATCAAGGCAGATCGTCTATTGACGATTTTAGCGATTATTTTCTTTGTAGTAGTAGTGGCGATGGTCTGCTTGTTGATCTTCCTTTCAACAGGTGGCAGCAATAAATCAAAACAAATGTCTGGTTTCTACAATGGAGAGACTAAGGTTGAACAGAAATCATCAGCCCCTGCAGCACAAACTGACCAAGCGGCTAAAGACGATAGTTCAAAAGATGAGAACTCTGAAGAAGGCACGATCACTGTTCAAGCAGGTGAAGGGGAAGCAGCGATCGCTGCGCGTGCTGGTATTTCCATTGCCCAATTGGAACAGTTAAATCCTTCTCATATGTCTACAGGATCTTGGTATGCCAATCCTGGTGATGTCGTTAAGATTCAGTAG
- a CDS encoding ferredoxin, producing the protein MKVTLIPDRCIACGLCQTYSELFDYHDNGIVKFASEEDDLLEKEVPVTNDVLEAIKECPTHALLKD; encoded by the coding sequence ATGAAAGTTACGTTAATTCCAGATCGTTGCATCGCTTGCGGTCTCTGTCAGACCTATTCTGAATTATTTGATTACCATGACAATGGCATCGTTAAATTTGCTTCTGAAGAGGACGACCTCCTTGAAAAGGAAGTTCCTGTCACAAACGATGTTCTCGAGGCTATCAAAGAATGCCCCACTCATGCTCTCTTAAAAGATTAA
- a CDS encoding LTA synthase family protein, with the protein MKRKRKLDFRDFLFKIYNKITRTQKYCITLFLLFFISNTFLTQNLISKEIKSTGSVLFIVNQFGIWFGSAFLILVLLISQYALKWIFFLKILVSYVIYLILSYSIDISLNINNPSYKIDHFQKNNFWQFNSLVFILSLLVISYVLGQIKKSYDNKANRKKLEPIGKLFEYVLHSSIVCSFIFTDSKILSFLYRTSWYVSGNFEKLGAGKYSLSQFWILEFYLLLLSIFLTLVGLLFVKGQVDVVKNRSSFSLAVFTSISLAILFNTGIQLGLGHGEPLVGYSIFPGGVIFQILCLSYLFIFLYILLNRYLFTTILILFGGVLFIVANAIKFSMRAEPILPSDLVWVFQPSVLFSFVDASVLMTVSISLVIFTFIYIIGRRYIYPGRIIRATILRFVLLGFMFLLSINVYSIFKRKDNGKIIDDVPIITLLNNFQDTKWLGNSINARYRSLSYVWLNQLTSDPIVEPKGYSKEKIKEIEKKYNQVALTINKNRNELIDNQTIVYVLSESFADPSRIEGVNLSRNPIPKIQEIKTKVTSGLMQSDGYGGGTANMEFQTLTGLPFYNINPTVSVLYSEVAPKMRRLISVSDSFNNKEVIHFESPINYSRNVIYNRLKFNKFISIDDKKNYDLGYQEVHISDESTYKAVLKEMDAKKNQFFSVITIQNHSPFIAGEPSDLTATGNGFSDDENTKLTNYSRLLTFTDTATQSFLESLSKIDKKITVVFYGDHLPGLYPESAFKNNPESQYQTDYFIWSNFDAPKLNYPLVNSSDFSAMVFEQTNSKVSPYYALLTEVLKKASVDKKALEGEAQEIAEDLKMVEYDLISGKGYLSKDFFKVPTNKSN; encoded by the coding sequence ATGAAGAGAAAGAGGAAATTAGATTTTAGAGATTTTCTTTTTAAAATTTATAATAAAATAACAAGAACACAAAAGTACTGTATAACTCTCTTTCTTTTATTTTTTATAAGCAACACTTTCTTAACACAAAATTTGATTTCTAAAGAGATCAAATCAACAGGATCTGTATTGTTCATAGTTAATCAGTTTGGTATTTGGTTTGGAAGTGCATTCTTAATTCTAGTTTTACTAATTTCACAATACGCTTTAAAATGGATTTTTTTCCTTAAAATTTTAGTTTCATACGTAATCTATTTAATACTATCATACTCGATTGATATTTCGCTTAATATTAATAATCCTAGTTATAAGATTGATCATTTCCAAAAAAATAATTTTTGGCAATTTAATTCTCTAGTATTTATTTTATCATTGTTAGTGATTTCTTATGTTTTGGGTCAGATCAAAAAATCATATGATAATAAAGCGAATAGAAAAAAATTAGAACCTATTGGGAAACTGTTCGAATATGTCTTGCATTCTAGCATAGTTTGTTCGTTCATTTTTACTGATTCTAAAATTCTTTCTTTTTTGTATCGTACATCATGGTATGTATCTGGAAATTTTGAGAAATTAGGAGCAGGAAAGTACTCCTTGAGCCAATTTTGGATTTTAGAATTTTATTTGCTACTCTTAAGTATTTTCCTGACTTTAGTTGGCTTGCTTTTTGTAAAAGGACAAGTTGATGTAGTAAAAAATAGGTCTAGTTTTTCGCTAGCTGTATTTACAAGTATTAGTCTTGCAATATTATTTAATACAGGGATTCAATTGGGTCTAGGACATGGGGAACCTTTGGTTGGATACTCAATATTTCCTGGAGGTGTAATCTTTCAGATATTATGCTTATCTTATCTGTTTATTTTTCTATACATACTTCTTAATAGATATTTATTTACGACAATATTAATTTTATTTGGTGGTGTTCTGTTTATTGTTGCGAATGCTATAAAATTTAGTATGCGTGCGGAACCAATTTTGCCAAGTGATTTGGTCTGGGTATTTCAACCTTCTGTTTTATTTAGTTTTGTAGATGCTTCGGTTTTAATGACTGTGAGTATTTCCTTAGTCATTTTTACGTTTATCTATATAATAGGACGGAGATATATTTATCCAGGTAGAATTATTCGTGCAACGATCCTAAGATTTGTTTTATTAGGATTTATGTTCTTATTGTCCATTAATGTTTATTCTATTTTTAAAAGAAAAGATAATGGAAAAATTATTGATGATGTTCCGATTATTACCTTGTTAAATAATTTCCAAGATACAAAGTGGTTAGGAAATTCCATAAACGCTAGATATCGTTCGTTGTCATATGTATGGTTAAATCAATTAACAAGTGATCCAATAGTAGAACCTAAAGGATATAGTAAAGAAAAAATTAAGGAAATCGAGAAGAAATACAATCAAGTAGCTTTAACAATTAATAAAAATAGAAATGAGTTAATTGATAATCAAACGATTGTTTATGTTTTAAGTGAGAGTTTTGCTGACCCATCAAGAATTGAAGGGGTAAATTTATCTAGAAATCCTATACCAAAAATTCAAGAAATTAAGACAAAGGTTACAAGTGGATTAATGCAATCGGATGGTTATGGTGGTGGAACTGCAAATATGGAGTTCCAAACATTGACGGGGTTACCTTTTTATAATATTAATCCTACAGTTTCTGTATTGTACTCAGAGGTCGCTCCTAAAATGAGAAGACTAATTTCAGTTAGTGATTCGTTTAATAATAAAGAAGTTATTCATTTCGAATCTCCAATTAATTATTCTAGAAATGTAATTTACAATAGATTGAAATTCAATAAATTTATAAGCATTGATGATAAAAAGAATTATGATTTAGGTTATCAAGAAGTACATATAAGCGATGAATCTACGTATAAGGCAGTATTAAAAGAGATGGATGCTAAAAAGAATCAATTCTTTTCTGTCATTACGATTCAAAATCACTCCCCATTTATAGCAGGAGAACCTTCAGACTTAACAGCAACAGGCAATGGTTTTTCAGATGATGAAAATACCAAGTTAACGAATTATTCACGTCTTTTAACCTTTACCGACACCGCCACCCAATCCTTCCTTGAAAGTCTTTCTAAAATCGATAAGAAGATTACAGTGGTATTTTATGGGGATCATTTGCCAGGTCTTTATCCTGAGTCGGCCTTTAAGAATAATCCGGAGAGTCAGTATCAGACAGATTACTTCATTTGGAGTAATTTTGATGCACCGAAATTGAACTATCCTTTGGTCAATTCAAGTGATTTCTCTGCTATGGTCTTTGAACAGACCAATTCAAAAGTTTCGCCTTACTATGCTTTGTTGACGGAAGTGCTGAAAAAAGCAAGTGTCGATAAAAAGGCCTTAGAAGGGGAAGCGCAAGAAATTGCAGAGGATTTGAAAATGGTTGAATACGACTTGATTAGTGGGAAAGGTTACCTTTCTAAAGACTTCTTTAAAGTTCCAACTAATAAATCCAATTAA
- the cmk gene encoding (d)CMP kinase: MKQIQIAIDGPASSGKSTVAKIIAKDLDYTYLDTGAMYRAATYLALQNNLTAEQVDDLLALLDQYPISFGRSEEGEQLVFVADVDITHPIRDNQVTNNVSWVAALAPVREKLVSLQQEIAAEGGIVMDGRDIGTVVLPHAELKIFLVASVEERAERRYKENVEKGITADLELLKKEIAERDYKDSHRAVSPLKPAADAIHFDTTGVGIADVVAFIEEKAKKLLDKE, translated from the coding sequence ATGAAACAAATTCAAATTGCCATTGATGGACCGGCTTCCAGTGGAAAATCCACGGTTGCAAAGATCATTGCCAAGGATCTAGACTATACGTATCTAGACACAGGAGCTATGTACCGTGCGGCGACTTATCTAGCTTTGCAAAATAATCTGACAGCTGAACAGGTTGATGACCTCTTAGCCCTTTTAGATCAGTATCCAATTAGTTTCGGTCGTTCAGAAGAAGGAGAGCAGCTTGTCTTTGTAGCAGACGTGGATATTACCCACCCAATTCGCGATAACCAAGTGACCAACAATGTTTCATGGGTTGCAGCGCTTGCGCCAGTCCGTGAAAAACTTGTCTCTCTACAGCAAGAAATTGCAGCAGAGGGGGGCATCGTTATGGATGGACGCGATATTGGGACGGTCGTCCTTCCACATGCAGAGTTGAAGATCTTTTTGGTTGCTTCGGTTGAGGAGCGGGCGGAACGTCGCTACAAGGAAAATGTTGAAAAGGGCATCACAGCAGATCTTGAATTGTTGAAAAAAGAAATCGCTGAGCGGGACTATAAGGACAGCCACCGTGCCGTTTCTCCTTTGAAACCTGCAGCTGATGCCATTCATTTTGATACGACGGGTGTTGGAATTGCAGACGTTGTTGCCTTTATTGAAGAAAAAGCAAAAAAACTTCTTGACAAAGAATAA
- a CDS encoding ABC transporter permease produces the protein MSRKTWYYILLILEAILYLVSYGSSLVVSYSSRNLNGNTPLFTASSIFSIWNGMIICWVIWRIMKQRLNVEGLIAALLLSITQLLMFFLPPFSPTNLMNISFVLNIICLIWICLLIKNVEMRELLNNWKSKDSWKSSIAYLVLFVASTNISPLFILIGMDRTSDIYAFTLRYIVMELMFLLLINVMITSTSEKLQKVFSLLLILSSLVEIGAVYSFITRISFYGLFYLLLSIYIACRVFGLFEKVADSWESKVKVQDLSSIETKSEMENSQVEGEIDVNDQLNAEIRSNNDKENSPKRIILQSSWLWSALIIAVCHLGIMIFPLFLGNPMYLLILYIGAIHYICFMIATILLFIGMRKGSKGLLNAAAILFVISIIGTPDTYWIGPNILSFILGVLVFIGTILFKNGD, from the coding sequence ATGTCTAGAAAAACATGGTATTATATACTGCTAATTCTTGAAGCAATTCTTTATCTTGTTTCTTATGGTAGTAGTCTAGTAGTGAGCTATAGTTCCCGAAATCTAAATGGAAATACACCACTGTTCACTGCCTCTAGTATTTTTTCTATCTGGAATGGAATGATTATTTGCTGGGTAATTTGGAGAATCATGAAGCAACGTTTAAATGTTGAAGGATTGATAGCTGCTCTTCTCCTCTCAATTACCCAACTACTGATGTTTTTTTTACCACCTTTCTCCCCAACAAATCTGATGAACATTTCCTTTGTACTAAATATCATTTGTTTAATATGGATTTGCTTGCTTATAAAGAATGTAGAAATGAGGGAGCTTTTAAACAATTGGAAAAGTAAAGATAGTTGGAAATCATCGATAGCTTATTTAGTACTATTTGTTGCCTCTACAAATATTTCTCCACTATTTATATTGATTGGTATGGATAGAACGAGTGACATTTACGCTTTTACACTTCGATACATTGTAATGGAGTTAATGTTTCTACTTCTGATTAATGTTATGATCACAAGTACAAGTGAGAAACTTCAGAAAGTATTTTCTCTCTTGCTCATTTTATCTTCTCTTGTTGAGATAGGTGCAGTATACTCTTTCATCACTCGTATAAGTTTTTACGGTCTCTTTTATCTTCTCTTATCGATTTATATTGCTTGTCGTGTTTTTGGTTTGTTTGAGAAAGTTGCAGATAGCTGGGAGTCCAAGGTGAAAGTACAAGATCTATCATCTATTGAAACTAAATCAGAGATGGAAAACTCTCAAGTAGAAGGAGAGATAGATGTAAACGATCAGTTGAATGCTGAGATACGATCAAACAATGATAAAGAAAATTCGCCAAAAAGAATTATTCTTCAGTCATCTTGGTTATGGAGCGCCCTTATAATAGCAGTCTGTCACCTTGGTATTATGATTTTTCCTTTATTTTTAGGAAACCCCATGTATCTACTGATCTTATATATTGGTGCCATCCATTATATTTGTTTTATGATTGCGACTATATTACTTTTCATTGGTATGAGAAAAGGAAGTAAAGGACTCCTAAATGCGGCAGCTATCTTATTTGTTATTTCCATTATAGGTACGCCAGATACTTATTGGATAGGTCCAAATATTTTATCCTTTATTCTTGGGGTCTTGGTATTTATTGGAACTATATTATTTAAAAATGGAGACTGA
- the metK gene encoding methionine adenosyltransferase, whose translation MSERKLFTSESVSEGHPDKIADQISDAILDAILEQDPEAHVAAETAVYTGSVHVFGEISTTAYVDINRVVRDTIAEIGYTNTEYGFSAETVGVHPSLVEQSPDIAQGVNEALEVRGNEDQDPLDLIGAGDQGLMFGFAVDETEELMPLPISLSHKLVRRLAELRKSGEISYLRPDAKSQVTVEYDENDRPVRVDTVVISTQHDPDVSNEQIHEDVINKVIKEVIPASYLDAETKFFINPTGRFVIGGPQGDSGLTGRKIIVDTYGGYSRHGGGAFSGKDATKVDRSASYAARYIAKNIVAAGLAKKAEVQLAYAIGVAQPVSVRIDTFGTGTVAESKLEAAARQIFDLRPAGIIQMLDLKRPIYRQTAAYGHMGRTDIDLPWERLDKVEALKEAVK comes from the coding sequence ATGTCAGAACGTAAACTTTTCACGTCTGAATCTGTATCTGAGGGGCATCCAGATAAGATTGCAGACCAAATTTCAGATGCTATTTTAGATGCTATTTTAGAGCAAGATCCAGAAGCTCACGTGGCTGCCGAAACAGCTGTTTATACTGGTTCCGTGCATGTCTTCGGTGAGATTTCAACGACTGCTTATGTGGATATTAACCGTGTGGTTCGTGATACCATTGCAGAAATTGGATATACTAATACGGAATATGGATTCTCTGCTGAGACGGTAGGAGTACACCCATCTTTAGTGGAACAATCTCCTGATATTGCCCAAGGGGTTAATGAAGCCTTGGAAGTACGTGGAAATGAAGATCAAGATCCACTTGACTTGATTGGAGCAGGAGACCAAGGTCTTATGTTTGGTTTTGCGGTGGATGAAACAGAAGAACTCATGCCATTACCAATTTCACTCAGCCACAAGTTGGTTCGTCGTTTGGCAGAGCTTCGTAAGTCTGGTGAAATCAGCTATCTTCGTCCAGATGCTAAATCACAGGTCACTGTTGAGTACGATGAAAACGACCGCCCTGTGCGCGTGGATACAGTCGTTATTTCAACTCAACACGATCCAGATGTCAGCAATGAACAAATCCACGAAGATGTGATTAACAAGGTCATCAAAGAGGTGATTCCAGCTTCTTATCTAGATGCTGAGACCAAATTCTTCATCAACCCTACTGGTCGCTTTGTTATTGGTGGACCTCAAGGGGACTCAGGTTTGACAGGTCGTAAGATTATCGTGGATACTTATGGTGGTTACTCACGTCACGGTGGTGGTGCCTTCTCTGGTAAGGATGCCACTAAGGTGGACCGTTCCGCTTCTTATGCAGCTCGCTACATTGCCAAAAATATCGTAGCAGCAGGTCTTGCTAAGAAAGCAGAAGTGCAATTGGCTTATGCCATTGGGGTGGCTCAACCTGTCTCTGTTCGGATCGATACCTTCGGTACGGGAACAGTTGCTGAAAGCAAATTAGAAGCAGCAGCGCGTCAAATCTTTGACCTTCGTCCTGCAGGGATTATCCAAATGCTGGATTTGAAACGTCCAATCTATCGTCAAACAGCGGCTTATGGCCATATGGGACGGACAGATATTGACCTTCCATGGGAACGTTTGGACAAGGTAGAAGCCTTGAAAGAAGCTGTAAAATAA
- a CDS encoding DUF2142 domain-containing protein: MGVIDKTKIRNILIAIFLVLFSRVFLASLFQFTINLKIILLIISIVIYFILFDPKDKKKLPINAFFLIIIFGSVISVVKPVQYGLDEESHLPNVISISDSPIFKYSNEKLEDYNSVFKYDALRNPSKKDKNYWFNVEHKESKIKGVRVGFDNPAFIPSAIGWNIGRLISKKVFVSYYLGRIFEVIAYAILVFIALKISKVYREAIYLFSTFPAVLYIIAGYHYDYLYFGATLISLALLTNILSGERKIDRKYAFAFQFSTLLFSFAKFPFVLIGSLFSILPNKYYQDKSVRKFSSILFGLNLLISFTYVGIIKLFASDNALSGKGPGLLYFVTHPLPLIRTLLLAPYGIIHDFVSEPLKYVSESSPFLIAISIVTFFFAMFVIALKNKIEMPTFFKYYCLLLLAGIASLIVIAISGDPRVYHKGDITVGGVQGRYYYFILMFLPLFCGSWFRKLFGFLDMTIQNEDSNFECSLQYMLVYLNILTISIGIYTQLQG, encoded by the coding sequence ATGGGAGTTATTGATAAGACTAAAATTAGAAATATTTTAATCGCTATATTTTTAGTATTATTTTCAAGAGTGTTTTTGGCCAGTTTATTTCAGTTTACTATCAATCTCAAAATTATACTATTAATTATTAGTATTGTAATTTATTTTATTCTTTTTGATCCAAAAGATAAAAAGAAATTGCCAATTAATGCTTTTTTTCTGATAATTATTTTCGGTAGTGTAATTTCAGTAGTGAAACCAGTCCAATATGGATTAGATGAAGAGTCTCATTTACCAAACGTAATCAGTATTTCGGATAGTCCTATTTTTAAATATTCTAATGAGAAATTGGAAGATTATAATTCAGTTTTTAAATATGATGCACTAAGAAATCCTAGTAAAAAAGATAAAAATTATTGGTTCAATGTTGAGCATAAGGAAAGTAAAATTAAAGGAGTAAGAGTTGGATTTGATAATCCAGCCTTTATTCCTAGTGCAATTGGATGGAATATAGGTAGATTAATCTCTAAAAAAGTGTTTGTTTCCTATTATTTGGGAAGAATCTTCGAAGTCATAGCATATGCCATTCTAGTATTTATTGCATTAAAAATCAGCAAAGTTTATAGAGAAGCGATATATTTATTTTCTACATTCCCTGCAGTATTGTACATCATAGCAGGTTATCATTATGATTATTTATATTTTGGAGCAACATTAATTAGTCTTGCTTTATTGACAAATATTCTATCAGGTGAACGTAAAATTGATAGAAAATATGCTTTTGCATTTCAATTCTCTACATTATTATTTTCATTTGCAAAATTTCCGTTTGTATTAATTGGAAGTCTATTTTCAATATTGCCAAATAAGTATTACCAGGATAAATCAGTAAGAAAATTCAGTTCAATCCTGTTTGGTTTAAATTTGTTAATTTCCTTTACATACGTTGGAATCATTAAATTGTTTGCTTCAGACAATGCTTTGTCAGGCAAAGGACCAGGACTATTATATTTTGTAACACATCCATTACCATTAATTAGAACTTTACTTTTAGCGCCATACGGTATTATTCATGACTTTGTTTCTGAACCATTGAAATATGTTTCAGAATCGTCTCCGTTTTTAATTGCAATTTCGATAGTTACTTTCTTTTTCGCTATGTTTGTCATTGCATTAAAAAATAAAATTGAAATGCCAACATTTTTTAAATATTACTGTCTTCTTTTACTTGCAGGTATTGCCTCATTAATAGTAATTGCTATTTCAGGAGATCCTAGGGTATACCACAAAGGTGATATTACTGTAGGTGGTGTACAAGGTCGTTATTATTATTTTATTCTGATGTTTTTGCCACTTTTTTGTGGATCATGGTTTAGAAAATTATTTGGTTTTTTAGATATGACCATTCAAAATGAAGATTCGAATTTTGAATGTAGTTTGCAATATATGTTAGTGTATTTAAATATTTTAACAATTAGTATCGGAATATACACTCAATTGCAGGGATAA
- a CDS encoding EbsA family protein, which yields MIKIFGKVHYHWQPDLSILVTYWSIAVIPVFIGLALMYESSSVPTLVLFSFFLFMVLLAIGVHRYFTIYEDGILRIITANPFTPIKVKIDSIEKVEVNKKSIKLIFNDGSRSRTFCMRKWPKKYFINALALNPYFKGEVILTDNFIHVDYYEMYYANK from the coding sequence ATGATTAAGATATTTGGAAAGGTCCATTATCATTGGCAACCGGACTTATCTATTCTTGTGACTTATTGGTCCATTGCAGTGATTCCGGTCTTTATTGGACTGGCCTTGATGTATGAGAGCTCTAGTGTGCCAACGCTAGTTTTGTTTTCGTTCTTTTTATTTATGGTCTTGCTTGCGATTGGGGTCCATCGTTACTTCACGATCTATGAGGATGGGATCTTGCGGATTATTACTGCCAATCCTTTTACTCCAATCAAGGTGAAGATTGACTCGATCGAAAAGGTCGAAGTAAATAAGAAATCGATCAAGCTCATATTTAATGATGGATCAAGAAGTCGGACCTTCTGTATGCGTAAGTGGCCGAAGAAATATTTTATCAATGCACTTGCCTTAAATCCTTATTTTAAGGGAGAAGTAATCCTGACGGACAATTTCATCCATGTGGATTACTACGAGATGTATTATGCAAACAAATAA
- the rplT gene encoding 50S ribosomal protein L20: MARVKGGVVSRKRRKRILKLAKGYYGAKHILFRTAKEQVMNSYYYAYRDRRQKKRDFRKLWITRINAAARLNGLSYSQLMHGLKLAEIEVNRKMLADLAVNDAAAFTALADAAKAKLGK, encoded by the coding sequence ATGGCACGTGTTAAAGGTGGCGTTGTATCACGCAAACGTCGTAAACGTATTCTTAAATTAGCTAAAGGTTACTATGGAGCTAAACATATCTTGTTTCGTACTGCAAAAGAACAAGTAATGAACTCTTACTACTATGCATACCGTGACCGTCGTCAAAAGAAACGTGACTTCCGTAAATTGTGGATCACACGTATCAATGCGGCAGCTCGTTTGAACGGACTTTCATACTCACAATTGATGCATGGTTTGAAATTGGCTGAGATCGAAGTTAACCGTAAAATGCTTGCTGACTTGGCTGTTAACGATGCAGCAGCTTTCACAGCTCTTGCAGACGCAGCTAAAGCAAAACTTGGTAAATAA
- the rpmI gene encoding 50S ribosomal protein L35, translating into MPKQKTHRASAKRFKRTGSGGLKRFRAYTSHRFHGKTKKQRRHLRKASMVHAGDFKRIKAMLTRLK; encoded by the coding sequence ATGCCAAAACAAAAAACACACCGCGCATCAGCTAAACGTTTCAAACGTACAGGTTCTGGTGGACTTAAACGTTTCCGTGCTTACACTTCTCACCGTTTCCACGGAAAAACTAAGAAACAACGTCGTCATCTTCGTAAAGCATCTATGGTGCATGCAGGAGATTTCAAACGTATCAAAGCAATGCTTACTCGCTTGAAATAA
- the infC gene encoding translation initiation factor IF-3 — MKTIAKQDLFINDEIRVREVRLIGLEGEQLGIKPLSEAQALADDANVDLVLIQPQAKPPVAKIMDYGKFKFEYQKKQKEQRKKQSVVTVKEVRLSPVIDKGDFDTKLRNARKFLEKGNKVKVSIRFKGRMITHKEIGAKVLADFAEATQDVAIIEQRAKMDGRQMFMQLAPATDKK; from the coding sequence GTGAAAACCATAGCAAAGCAAGACTTATTCATCAATGATGAAATTCGTGTACGTGAAGTTCGCTTAATCGGTCTTGAAGGTGAGCAATTGGGTATCAAACCACTTAGCGAAGCGCAAGCACTTGCGGACGACGCTAATGTTGACTTGGTGCTCATTCAACCTCAAGCTAAACCTCCTGTTGCGAAAATTATGGACTACGGTAAGTTCAAATTTGAGTACCAGAAGAAGCAAAAAGAACAACGCAAAAAACAAAGCGTTGTGACCGTGAAAGAAGTTCGTTTGAGCCCAGTGATTGACAAGGGTGATTTCGATACAAAACTTCGCAATGCTCGCAAATTCCTTGAAAAAGGGAACAAAGTGAAGGTTTCCATTCGCTTTAAGGGTCGGATGATCACCCATAAAGAGATTGGGGCAAAAGTTTTAGCCGACTTCGCTGAAGCGACACAAGATGTGGCGATCATCGAACAACGTGCTAAAATGGATGGTCGTCAAATGTTCATGCAGTTGGCACCAGCAACTGACAAGAAATAA
- a CDS encoding deoxycytidylate deaminase, with product MTHNRLAWDEYFAAQALLISNRATCNRAKVGAVLVKDNKVIATGYNGSVSGTDHCLEDGCLMVEGHCVRTIHAEVNAILQGAERGIPKGFTAYVTHFPCLNCTKQLLQVGCKRVVYIHQYRIDEYAEYLYREKEVELVNLPIEEVKRAIAEADFI from the coding sequence GTGACACACAATCGACTAGCATGGGATGAATATTTTGCAGCACAGGCCTTACTAATTTCAAATCGGGCAACTTGTAATCGGGCGAAAGTAGGGGCTGTACTGGTAAAGGATAATAAGGTCATTGCAACCGGATATAATGGATCCGTTTCTGGGACAGATCATTGTCTAGAGGATGGATGCCTCATGGTCGAGGGACACTGTGTCCGGACGATTCATGCGGAAGTCAATGCTATTTTGCAAGGAGCTGAACGTGGAATTCCTAAAGGCTTTACAGCTTATGTGACGCATTTTCCTTGTCTCAATTGTACCAAGCAGTTGCTTCAAGTCGGTTGCAAGCGGGTGGTGTATATCCATCAGTACCGCATTGATGAATATGCCGAGTATCTTTACCGTGAAAAAGAAGTAGAACTGGTCAATTTACCAATTGAAGAAGTGAAACGAGCTATTGCTGAGGCTGATTTTATTTAG